Proteins from one Ananas comosus cultivar F153 linkage group 5, ASM154086v1, whole genome shotgun sequence genomic window:
- the LOC109711066 gene encoding lipid transfer-like protein VAS, producing the protein MMGYGRCGIINGLAVAAAVVVVMMMGWGAAQTPSTVPSCAEKLVPCQPYMNATSRPPDACCRPLREAVTNELACLCAIFDNPTIRAAFGIDPKKSFQLATYCGVDSSQHQCPAAGAPTPSTTNNSPPATPGGGNSAGHRMNGMGMIGLMSFFLFCWSIFY; encoded by the exons ATGATGGGGTACGGCCGTTGCGGAATTATTAATGGACTGGCAGTGGCGGCAGCAGTAGTGGTAGTAATGATGATGGGATGGGGGGCTGCGCAGACGCCGTCGACGGTGCCGTCGTGCGCGGAGAAGCTGGTGCCGTGCCAGCCGTACATGAACGCGACGTCGCGGCCGCCGGATGCGTGCTGCAGGCCGCTGCGGGAGGCCGTGACGAACGAGCTGGCGTGCCTCTGCGCCATCTTCGACAACCCCACCATCCGCGCCGCCTTCGGCATCGACCCCAAAAAGAGCTTCCAGCTCGCCACCTACTGCGGCGTCGACTCCTCCCAGCACCAGTGCCCCGCCGCCGGAG CTCCAACACCCTCGACCACCAACAACAGCCCTCCAG CTACTCCTGGGGGAGGCAATAGTGCAGGGCATAGAATGAATGGAATGGGGATGATAGGCTTGATGagctttttcttattttgttggTCCATTttttattag
- the LOC109710051 gene encoding serine/threonine-protein kinase WAG2-like yields MDEEILSMFNQCPGPGPSADVGGAAGDVDLSFGSSSSSSYSSSSFAASTSATLSARSSLSLSLSLSLSLPPNSSSSVLRPLPHSSSSSYANWSALRAATALSPDGLLRLHHLHLLRPLGSGHLARVFLCRLKGLPPSSPLFALKVVDLNITNSSSSSTSKNNNSSNNESSNSSNNSNNKDTDNNNEKEEEDEYCSSKVASHAMAESRVLSALDHPFLPTLYARLDPSHYACFLIDYCAGGDLHSLLRRRPAGRLPPAAARFYAAEVLLALEYLHALGFVYRDLKPENVLLRADGHVVLSDFDLSFHSHVSPSLRKIRCRRRSSSSSSHRHRHRSSSFFARSLARGCCFCEGGAAAEEEEEEEEEEVEFVAEPERAFSKACVGTHEYLAPEIVSGGGHGNGVDWWAFGVFLYELLYGRTPFKGPAKEDTLRNVLHRELRFPDLAGAGAGDDDDVATAKDLIRRLLERDPRRRMGSARGAAELKRHPFFRGINWALIRCVAPPVVPAASASASASASAGPTPPETVVGVGAGAGAHLILKWSSWRNFHKRGCAGYIRKKKGFFGHLGLPSGLGSN; encoded by the coding sequence ATGGATGAAGAGATACTGTCAATGTTCAACCAGTGCCCTGGTCCGGGCCCCAGCGCCGACGTCGGCGGTGCAGCAGGCGACGTGGATCTCAGTTTCGGCAGCTCCTCTTCGTCTTCGTATTCGTCGTCGTCGTTCGCCGCCAGCACATCCGCCACCCTCAGCGCCCGCAGcagcctctccctctccctctccctctccctctccctgccccccaactcctcctcctccgtcctcCGCCCGCTCCCccactcttcttcttcctcttatgCGAACTGGTCTGCTCtccgcgccgccaccgccctcTCACCCGacggcctcctccgcctccaccacctccacctcctccgccccctCGGCTCCGGCCACCTCGCCCGCGTCTTCCTCTGCCGCCTCAAGGGCCTCcccccctcctcccctctctTCGCCCTCAAAGTCGTCGACCTAAACATCACCAatagcagcagtagcagcactagtaaaaacaacaacagcagcaacAACGAGAGCAGTAACAGCAGCAACAACAGTAACAACAAGGACACCGACAACAACAacgagaaggaggaggaggacgagtaCTGCAGCAGCAAGGTGGCGTCCCACGCGATGGCGGAGTCGCGTGTGCTGTCGGCCCTGGACCACCCCTTCCTGCCGACGCTCTACGCCCGGCTGGACCCGTCCCACTACGCCTGCTTCCTGATCGACTACTGCGCGGGGGGGGACCTGcactccctcctccgccgccgccccgccgGCCGCCTCCCTCCCGCGGCGGCGCGCTTCTACGCCGCCGAGGTGCTGCTGGCGCTGGAGTACCTCCACGCCCTCGGCTTCGTCTACCGCGACCTCAAGCCCGAGAACGTCCTCCTCCGCGCCGACGGCCACGTCGTCCTCTCCGACTTCGACCTCTCCTTCCACTCCCACGTCTCCCCCTCCCTCCGCAAAatccgctgccgccgccgcagcagcagcagcagcagccaccgccaccgccaccgctcctcctctttcttcgcGCGTTCTTTGGCGCGCGGATGCTGCTTTTGCGAAggaggggcggcggcggaggaggaggaggaggaggaggaggaggaggtggagttCGTGGCGGAGCCGGAGCGGGCGTTCTCGAAGGCGTGCGTGGGGACGCACGAGTACCTGGCGCCGGAGATCGTGAGCGGCGGCGGGCACGGCAACGGCGTCGACTGGTGGGCGTTCGGCGTCTTCCTCTACGAGCTGCTGTACGGCCGGACGCCCTTCAAGGGCCCCGCCAAGGAGGACACGCTCCGCAACGTCCTGCACAGGGAATTGCGATTCCCCgacctcgccggcgccggcgccggcgacgatgaCGACGTGGCCACGGCCAAGGATCTCATCCGGCGCCTGCTCGAGCGGGACCCGCGGCGTCGGATGGGGTCGGCCCGCGGCGCCGCCGAGCTGAAGCGCCACCCCTTCTTCCGCGGCATCAACTGGGCCCTCATCCGATGCGTCGCTCCCCCCGTCGTCCCCGCCGCCTCAGCCTCAGCCTCAGCCTCGGCCTCGGCGGGCCCCACCCCGCCGGAGACCGTTGTCGGTGTAGGGGCCGGGGCAGGGGCCCACCTCATCCTCAAGTGGAGCAGCTGGCGTAATTTTCACAAGAGAGGGTGCGCCGGTTATATCAGGAAGAAGAAGGGGTTTTTTGGTCATTTGGGGTTGCCGTCGGGGTTGGGATCTAATTAA